From Hylaeus volcanicus isolate JK05 chromosome 2, UHH_iyHylVolc1.0_haploid, whole genome shotgun sequence, the proteins below share one genomic window:
- the LOC128872450 gene encoding uncharacterized protein LOC128872450 — translation MRSQTFALIVFGILAVAMSTPVPGYHSSHRHVRIHVPYHVHTVHHHHVKKIPVHHVEKVHVPVPIPIHHVQKVPVPVPVHHVEKVHVPVPVIEKVHVPVPVHAEKGWW, via the exons ATGCGCTCCCAGACCTTCGCC TTGATCGTGTTCGGAATACTGGCCGTCGCCATGTCCACACCGGTGCCAGGGTACCACAG TTCTCACCGTCACGTACGCATCCACGTACCTTATCACGTGCACACGGTTCATCATCATCACGTGAAGAAGATACCTGTGCATCACGTCGAGAAGGTGCACGTCCCCGTCCCTATTCCTATCCATCATGTGCAAAAGGTTCCAGTGCCAGTGCCAGTTCATCACGTCGAAAAAGTTCACGTGCCTGTCCCGGTTATCGAGAAGGTGCACGTGCCTGTACCTGTTCACGCGGAAAAGGGATGGTGGTAA
- the LOC128885015 gene encoding LOW QUALITY PROTEIN: uncharacterized protein LOC128885015 (The sequence of the model RefSeq protein was modified relative to this genomic sequence to represent the inferred CDS: substituted 1 base at 1 genomic stop codon), whose protein sequence is MSAISVRKHVIQQRARNEETVAVRANIGLGGVLAGNILLVPVPFTDYVSVXKARLGCVFLFVLVVSFALVSSMPHPGGGHHEHTHFIIHVPELIHKHYHTHVKKIHHVKHEEEDDGHQHIEEW, encoded by the exons ATGTCAGCAATAAGTGTCCGGAAGCACGTGATTCAGCAGCGTGctagaaatgaagaaacagtCGCG GTGAGAGCGAATATAGGGTTGGGTGGGGTGCTTGCAGGAAACATTTTACTTGTTCCTGTACCGTTCACTGATTATGTTTCCGTTTAAAAGGCCCGTCTGGGTTGC gtttttcttttcgtcctGGTCGTGTCCTTTGCCCTAGTGTCTTCGATGCCTCATCCTGGCGGTGGCCATCACGaaca CACACACTTCATCATCCACGTGCCTGAATTGATTCACAAACATTACCACACGCACGTGAAGAAGATCCATCATGTCAAACACGAAGAGGAGGACGATGGACACCAGCACATCGAAGAATGGTGA